The Bacteroidota bacterium genome includes the window AACAGCGTGCCGTCAATGTCTGCGGCGCCTGTTGTCGCACCACGGAGTTATCGGTGGCCAACCTTTCTGCTGGCAAACAACCTCCGCAATGTCGCAAACCAGATTGTGGTTATCGCAATCATCGCTGTGGGCATGACCATGGTTATTATCACAGCCGGCATCGACCTTTCTGTGGGTAGTTTGATCGCGCTTTCTGCTGTTGTTGCCGCGTGGCTTATCCGGGAAATGGGCGGCGCAGATGCCACCTTTGCAACTATGCTATTTGCATCCACTGTTGCCATTTTGATGGCCGGCCTTGTGGGCTTTGCTTCTGGTATAACCATAACCAGGTTCAAGGTGCCGCCGTTTATTGCAACCCTTGCGGTGATGCTGGTAGCCAGCGGTTTTGCCTACATCATTTCCCGCGGTGAATCGATTTACGAAATTCCCGACTCCTACGTTTGGCTGGGCCGGGGGGCGGATCTGTTCTCTATTCCCAACGCCGTCATCCTGATGGTCATCATCTACGCGCTTGCGCATATTCTGATGACCCGCACCACACTTGGGCGATACATTTACGCGGTAGGTGGCAACCCGGAAGCCGCGCGCCTTTCGGGCATTCGGGTTAACCTGGTTTTGCTTTTTGTATACACAGTCTGTGGAATGATGGCCGGCCTCGGCGGCATTGTCCAGGCTTCGCAGCTCAAAAGTGGCGCGCCAACCTATGGACTCCTCTATGAGCTCTACGTGATCGCTGCTGTAGTTGTGGGTGGCACAAGTCTGCAAGGCGGTGAAGGCCGCATCATGGGCACCTTGATCGGAGCATTTATCATTGCAGTAATCCAGAATGGCATGAACCTGACCGGTGTAGAAAGCTACACACAAAAAGTTGTGCTCGGCTTTGTTATCCTGCTGGCTGTACTGCTGGATATGCTCAAAAAACGAAACTGGGGCAAAAAGAAAGCAGCCACCCCTGCATGACATTGGTATGACAACACAACCTGCCTGGTGGAAAACGGGTGTCATTTATCAGATTTACCCGCGCAGCTTCAAAGATTCGACGGGCAATGGAATTGGCGACTTGGCCGGCATCATCGAGCAACTGGATTATTTTACCGACCAGATGCCGGTTGATGTGATCTGGCTCTCGCCATTCTACCCCTCGCCAATGGCCGACTTCGGGTACGATGTTTCAGATTACACCAACGTCCATCCCCTCTTTGGCGACCTGGATACGTTTGACAAACTGGTCGATGAGGTTCACAAACGTGACCTGAAGATCATTATCGACTTTGTCCCGAATCACTCTTCAGATCAACACGCCTGGTTTATCGAATCGAGATCGTCGCGTGACAACCCAAAACGCGACTGGTACGTGTGGCGTGATGCAAAGCCCGGCGGCAGTCCGCCCAACAACTGGATCGGCGTGTTCGGCGGCTCTATGTGGGAATGGGACGAGGCAACCGGCCAGTATTACCTGCACTCTTTTCTGAAAGGACAACCCGACCTGAACTGGCGCAACCCGGAAGTCAAAGCCGCTATGTTTGATGCGATGCGGTTCTGGCTGGACCGCGGCATCGATGGGTTCAGAATTGATGTCGCCCATCATTTGATGAAAGATCCACTCGAACGCGACAACCCGCCAGTAGATGACACCGTTGTGATGCGGCACAAAGCCATGGGTGAATACGACTTGCAAATGCACGTCAACGACGTCGCGCATGCAGACATCCATCCTCTAATGCGCGAATTCCGTGCACTTTTGGATAGCTACAGCGCCACACAGCCGCGTTTTGCGGTGGGTGAAATTCATGATTTCAACTGGGAAAGCTGGGCGTCTTATTACGGCGAGAACGAAGATGAATTGCACATGCCGTTCAACTTCCTCACCCTTGCAGCGCCCTGGACAGCAACAGGTATTCGCGACATCGTTTCGGCAATGGAAAAAACCATTCCGCCAACAGCCTGGCCCAATTACGTGTTGGGCAACCACGATGAAAAGCGGCTTGCCACCCGATATGGCCAGGAAAACACGCGTTTGGCAGCGATGTTACTGCTGACCCTGCGGGGCACGCCCACGCTGTATTATGGGGATGAAATAGGCATAGAGGAGGCCATTATCCCACGTGAGCAACAACAGGACCCATGGGGCTTGCGCGCAGAAGGCTTGAGCCGTGACGGATGCCGGACGCCGATGCAATGGAATGATTCAGCCGGCGCCGGCTTCTCCAGCACCATACCCTGGTTACCGGTACATCAAAATAAAACAACCAAAAATGTAGCCACACAACAAGAAAACCCTCGTTCTCTTCTCAACTTTTACAAAGCACTACTCCTGACCCGAAAACAACATCCAGCGCTACATATTGGTAGCTACAAGCCATATAGGGACGCCCCTGCAAACTGCTTTGGGTATTACAGAACGTACAACGAACAACACCTGCTTGTATTGCTCAATTTTTCCGATACCGCCTTGCCTTGCAAACTACCATCTAACGCAAATTTGCTGCTTTCAACCAAATCTGGAAGGCGTGCGCACATCACATTTACAGAAATTACGTTACAACCCAGAGAAGGAGTTGTATTTGACCTGGGTTCGTTTGTAGGCTAATGGTCCTGCCAGACCAGTTTTTCATGCCTATGTACCCCGCCCCACTTACCCGTACGGATGTAGTATCCCATTTTATTGCAGTATGCCTACTCAGCCTGTTGGCCGCTTTGGTTGCGCCCCTGCACGCGTTTGCCCAGGCTGATGACACCATCGATATCCCCAAACTCGCCGGTCCCATCACACTTGATGGCCTGAGCAACGAGCCGGGCTGGGAAGCCATCTCACCGTGGATTCCATCCCAATACGAACCCGACAATGGCGCCCCACCCACCGAACGGACAGAGTTTCGTGTGGGTTATGACGATGATTACCTCTACCTCTCCCTGCGCGCATACGACCGCGATGTGACAGGCATCCGCGCCAACACCTTCTACCGCGATCAGCTGGCCGGCAGTGATCATTTTGAAATCATGATCGACACGTTCAACGACAACGAAACCGGCCTGATTTTCACCACAACGCCTACCGGCACGCGCAACGACGCAGCTATTTTCAATGATGCATCCGGCGGTGGCATTGCATCCGGCGGCTGGATCAATGGCGACTTTAATACCTTTTGGGATAATGCAACGACCATCAATGAAGAAGGCTGGTTTGCTGAAGTGCGCATACCGTTTTCCAGTCTCCGCTTCCAGCATGTTGATAATGCTGTTGTCATGGGCATCAACGTGAACCGCAAGGTTGCCCGCAAAACCGAGCGCGTTGTTTTCCCCGCAACCCCCACCGTTGCCAACTGGGCATTCCTGAAACCCTCACTTGCCCAAAAAATCAGGCTAAAAGGCGTAAAGCCACATACCCCACTTTACATCACGCCCTATGTACTGGGTGGAACGGGGCATGAAAACGCGCTTAATGAATCGGCGTCTGCCTATCAGAAAAACACAAACTCAACCGGTGACCTGGGGATAGACCTGAAATATGGCATCACAGACAACCTTACCGCTGACCTCACCATCAATACAGATTTTGCCCAGGTAGAAGCAGACAATCAGCAGGTTAACCTTACCCGTTTTTCACTGTTCTTCCCCGAGAAGCGCCAGTTTTTCCAGGAACGCGCCGGCGTTTTTGACTTCCGCACGGGTGGCCTTAGCCGACTCTTCCACAGCCGGCGCATTGGATTAACAGACGCAGGCACACCCGTCCCGCTCATCGGTGGTGCGCGACTTGTGGGCAGGGTCGGTAACTGGGACCTTGGCTTTATGGATATCCAGAGCGCACGCTCGGGCGACCTACCATCTGAGAACTTTGGTGTGCTGCGGCTTCGGCGGAATGTATTTAATCCGTATTCCTACGCCGGCGGCATGTTCACCAGCCGGCTTGCTGAAGATGGCACCTACAACGTCGCTTACGGCCTCGACGGGGTGTTCAGGCTTTTTGGTGATGACTACCTGACTCTGCAGTGGGCACAAACGTTTGAGGACCAGGCCTATTCAAGCCTGACCAATGGCCGGCTGACCGCACAGATGGAACGCCGGACGCGGAATGGATGGGGCTACAGCAGCATTGTCGCATGGGCCGGCGCAGATTACAATCCGGGCATCGGATTTACCCAGCGCAACAACTTCACCCTGCTCGACAATTCAATTTCCCATACCTGGATCGCGAACGAATCTTCTCCCCTGATCTATCACCAGCTGTTCATGAATGGCGAGGCGTTTATTCGAAATACAGATGGTACGGTTGAATCAGCAGCCGTTGGGCCGGCATGGGAGTTCAGTCAGAAAAATGGGGGCGGTGGAGACATCTCCGCACAGCTCCGTTATGAAGATCTGCGCGTGCCTTTTATTTTGTCTGGAGATTCAGATAACCCGGCCACGGTCCCTGCCGGTAGCTATACCTTTTTCAATCTCGAAGCGTCTTATCACGTCTCCCATACGAGCCTGTTGCAGTTGCGTCCACAAGCCGGCATCGGGTCCTTTTTTGATGGATGGCAGTTTACCTTTGGCGCACGGCCCGTCTGGTACATCTCCAAATATCTCGAACTCGGTGGCAGCTACAGTTTTAACCACATAGCTTTCCCCGATCGTGGGCAGTCTTTTGATGTGCACATTGCCCGGCTACGCGTGCGTACGGCGCTCAACACAAAGCTTTCCACCAACGCGTTTCTGCAATACAACAGCGTAACCCGCTCCGTCTCAACTAATGTCCGTTTCAGATACAACTTCCGGGAAGGCAACGACCTCTGGATTGTCTACAACGAAAGCCTGAACACCGAAAGGCACCGGCTTTTGCCCATGCTTCCGCTTACCGATAATCGTACTTTTTTACTCAAATACACGCATACGTTTAGCCTCTAAAGGCAAAAAATCAATCCGTAGGACTTATTTTTTGCTGTTGAAGGTTGCAAGTTTAAGGTTGAAGGTTTTTTTTCGCCGGCCATTCATTTTTCCCAAGGGCCTGGAACTGAAGCACAATTTGTAATATTTGTTTGTTTCATGTAGCCCG containing:
- a CDS encoding DUF5916 domain-containing protein, which encodes MPMYPAPLTRTDVVSHFIAVCLLSLLAALVAPLHAFAQADDTIDIPKLAGPITLDGLSNEPGWEAISPWIPSQYEPDNGAPPTERTEFRVGYDDDYLYLSLRAYDRDVTGIRANTFYRDQLAGSDHFEIMIDTFNDNETGLIFTTTPTGTRNDAAIFNDASGGGIASGGWINGDFNTFWDNATTINEEGWFAEVRIPFSSLRFQHVDNAVVMGINVNRKVARKTERVVFPATPTVANWAFLKPSLAQKIRLKGVKPHTPLYITPYVLGGTGHENALNESASAYQKNTNSTGDLGIDLKYGITDNLTADLTINTDFAQVEADNQQVNLTRFSLFFPEKRQFFQERAGVFDFRTGGLSRLFHSRRIGLTDAGTPVPLIGGARLVGRVGNWDLGFMDIQSARSGDLPSENFGVLRLRRNVFNPYSYAGGMFTSRLAEDGTYNVAYGLDGVFRLFGDDYLTLQWAQTFEDQAYSSLTNGRLTAQMERRTRNGWGYSSIVAWAGADYNPGIGFTQRNNFTLLDNSISHTWIANESSPLIYHQLFMNGEAFIRNTDGTVESAAVGPAWEFSQKNGGGGDISAQLRYEDLRVPFILSGDSDNPATVPAGSYTFFNLEASYHVSHTSLLQLRPQAGIGSFFDGWQFTFGARPVWYISKYLELGGSYSFNHIAFPDRGQSFDVHIARLRVRTALNTKLSTNAFLQYNSVTRSVSTNVRFRYNFREGNDLWIVYNESLNTERHRLLPMLPLTDNRTFLLKYTHTFSL
- a CDS encoding ABC transporter permease gives rise to the protein MAGFNIQKVLSDYGMLIVLILLCVFYSISTMTEQNPRGADGAEQVAEMLAGEYDTSSRLLVVSKLNAEHQLFASRLTELLTSKGYDRIETIQGEPPAIRAALVNFDSTGTAFDALLMPQDYTTIVGNIKNSVPSMSAAPVVAPRSYRWPTFLLANNLRNVANQIVVIAIIAVGMTMVIITAGIDLSVGSLIALSAVVAAWLIREMGGADATFATMLFASTVAILMAGLVGFASGITITRFKVPPFIATLAVMLVASGFAYIISRGESIYEIPDSYVWLGRGADLFSIPNAVILMVIIYALAHILMTRTTLGRYIYAVGGNPEAARLSGIRVNLVLLFVYTVCGMMAGLGGIVQASQLKSGAPTYGLLYELYVIAAVVVGGTSLQGGEGRIMGTLIGAFIIAVIQNGMNLTGVESYTQKVVLGFVILLAVLLDMLKKRNWGKKKAATPA
- a CDS encoding alpha-amylase family glycosyl hydrolase, with the protein product MTTQPAWWKTGVIYQIYPRSFKDSTGNGIGDLAGIIEQLDYFTDQMPVDVIWLSPFYPSPMADFGYDVSDYTNVHPLFGDLDTFDKLVDEVHKRDLKIIIDFVPNHSSDQHAWFIESRSSRDNPKRDWYVWRDAKPGGSPPNNWIGVFGGSMWEWDEATGQYYLHSFLKGQPDLNWRNPEVKAAMFDAMRFWLDRGIDGFRIDVAHHLMKDPLERDNPPVDDTVVMRHKAMGEYDLQMHVNDVAHADIHPLMREFRALLDSYSATQPRFAVGEIHDFNWESWASYYGENEDELHMPFNFLTLAAPWTATGIRDIVSAMEKTIPPTAWPNYVLGNHDEKRLATRYGQENTRLAAMLLLTLRGTPTLYYGDEIGIEEAIIPREQQQDPWGLRAEGLSRDGCRTPMQWNDSAGAGFSSTIPWLPVHQNKTTKNVATQQENPRSLLNFYKALLLTRKQHPALHIGSYKPYRDAPANCFGYYRTYNEQHLLVLLNFSDTALPCKLPSNANLLLSTKSGRRAHITFTEITLQPREGVVFDLGSFVG